A segment of the Homoserinimonas aerilata genome:
CCAGCTCGGCTTCACGTCGGCGGCGACCGGGTGGCGTTCGAGTTCGTCGTCGAGCAGGGGGATGTTCGGCAGTTCTGCGCCCGGTTCGCGGTCGACGGATGCTGTGGTGTCGCGCTCGGGCTGCGCCGGTGTCGTCATGCAGAAAATTCTAGGGGTGCGACATCGGCGCACCCTGTGACGGACGGAGCATCCGGATCGCGGCACCGAAATCGGTGGGCTGAAAGTCGATCCGCCCGCCGTGCCGTGGGCTAGCGTAGACCCGTGCAGAAACGGGACGTACCGATCGGGCGAGGCATTCTCTACGGTCTCTACCAGAACCGCATCCGGCGCTGGCTCAGCACGCAGGAGTTGCCGAAGCATGTGGCGATGATCCTCGACGGCAACCGCCGTTGGGCGCGGCAGCGTTCCCTTGGCGCCGCCGCCTACGGGCATCGGGCTGGCGCGGCCAAGTTCCGCGAGTTCCTGGTGTGGTGTGATGACCTCGACATCCAGGTGGCGACCCTCTACCTGCTGTCGACCGACAATCTGTCTGGTCGCGCATCCGAGGAGCTTGATGGTCTTTTCGAGATCATCGCCGACCTGGCGGAGGACCTTTCGCACTACCGCGACTGGCGGGTGCAGCATGTGGGTTCGGCGGATGGCCTGCCTGAGCCGCTCGTGCACGCGCTGCATGCGGCGGAGACGCGCACGGAGGGCAACAAGGGTCTGCACATCAATCTGGCGGTCGGCTATGGCGGTCGGCGGGAGATTGCGGATGCGATGCGCAGCGTCGTCAGGGATCACATCGCGAGCGGCGGCACGATCGACACGCTCGCTGAGATCCTCACCCCCGAGTTGATCGGCAACCACCTGTACACGGGCGGGCAGCCTGACCCGGATCTGGTCATCCGCACGTCGGGTGAGCAGCGGCTGAGTGATTTCATGCTGTGGCAGAGCGCGCACAGCGAGTTCTATTTCGTTGAGGCGCTCGGGCCGGATCTGCGCGAGGTGGACTTCCTGCGCGCGCTGCGTGACTACGCGACCCGCAACCGGCGGTTCGGTTCGTGAGCGAAGCGCGCGCCGGCACGGTCGAGGAGTTCGCGGCGCAGTTCGACGAGGAGCCCGGCTACCTGGATTTTGCACGGCTCGGCCCTCTCGGCCTTGCCGTTGTCGAGGAGGAGCGGATGCACGCCGAGTTCCTCAGGCGGGCCCGCTTCGGCAGCCTCGACCAGCTGCTGGGGCAGGATGTCCGCGTGCGCGAGGCGGCATCGGTCCTGACGGGTTTCGCGCCGGAGCAGATCGTGTTCCAGCCGGATACGAGCACGGGGCTCATGCACGCCATGTTCGGCCTCACCGGTCAGGTGGCGCTCTCGCCGGCCGAGTTCCCGAGCCTGCGCTACGCGGTTGTGCGCGCCCAGCAGGCCCTCGGCCTGCTCTCACCCGTCTGGCTGGAGGCGGAGCACAACAGGGTCACGCCGGGCACGCTGCGCGAGCAGCTCACCCCGGAGGTCACGGCTGTCGCGGTCAGCCTGGTCGACTACCGCACCGGTTATCTCGCCGATCTTGACGGCATCCGGCAGGTCATCGGCGACAGGCTGCTGATCGTGGATGCGGTGCAGGGTTTCGGCGTCGTCGACGCCCCGTGGGAGCTTGCGGATGTTGTGGCGAGCGGTGGCCAGAAGTGGGTGCGCGCCGGTATGGGCACGGGCATCCTGGCGCTGAGCGATCGTGCCGCCGAGCGCCTGGTGCCGATGCTGTCTGGCTGGATGGCGGGGCCGGATGTGCAGGAGGGCGAGGATGTTGCGGATGCTGTGGCCGGCGCGGGCGCGTTCCGCATCACCCACCCGAATCCGATAGCCCAGGCTCGGATGGGTGCGGCGATGGAGGCGATCTCGCTCGCCGGAATCGACCGGGTACAGGCGGCGATCTCAGCCAATGTGGATCGCGTGCTCGCGCTCGTCGACGAGTTCGGCATCCCTGTGACATCCCCGCGCAGTGAGGCGGAGCGGGCCGGCATCATCGTGTTGACGCCCGCCCCCGATCAGTTCACGGTTCTGTCGGCGGCCCTGTACAACCACGGAATCACGGTCTCGCAGCGCGACGGCAGCATCCGCATCAGCGTTCATGTGTCGACGAGCGAGGAGACCTTCGAGCTTCTCCGGTCGGCGCTGCTGGGCTTCGCGAGCGCGACGCGCGCCTGACGCGAGCCTGACTCGCCCCTGAGGCATCCGTTCATCTTCCCGCACTGTTCACCTTCCCGTAACGGGGCGCGGGGCGTGTCGGTGCGGCTGCGGCGCCGCGACGGACGTAGCGTCAGTGTCATCAGGTATGGCGCCTGATCGAGACGGCCACGTAAGTTCGTTTCGAGCATCGCCCGGGAGATCGGGCAGTGGCCGTTTTGCTGACAGGATCCGGGTTCCCAGAGCCCGGGAATGGAGCGCACGTGGCCCAGGCAACTTCGTCCATCGCCCAGCAGCCGACCGAGAAGCGGTCGACCCCGAGGCAGGCGCCCACGGCGGCCGTCGCGGGGGCGCAGCGGCAGGCTGAGCGCACCTATGTGCTCGACACTTCTGTTCTGTTGTCGGACCCGCGGGCGATCTTCCGGTTCGCCGAACATTCGGTTGTGCTGCCGGTGGTGGTCATCGCCGAGTTGGAGGCGAAGCGGCACGACCCTGAGATCGGCTATTTCGCCCGGCAGGCGCTGCGCAATCTCGATGAGCTTCGCGTGAAGCATGAGCGCCTCGACTTTCCGATCGAGGTCGGCGATGGCGGCTCGCTCCGGGTGGAGCTGAACCATTCCAGCATGGATGCGCTGCCGTCGGGCCTGAAGCTCGGCGACAACGATTCGCGCATCCTGGCGGTGGCCATGAACCTCGCCGCGGAGGGGCTCAACGTAACGGTCGTCTCGAAGGATCTGCCTCTCCGGGTGAAGGCGGCATCCGTCGGCCTCGCCGCCGACGAGTACCGCGCCGAGATGGCGGTGGATTCCGGATGGTCGGGAATGGCCGAGATAGACCTTGGCTCCGAGCAGATGGCGAAGCTGTATGAGGACGAGTCGCTCAGCAGTCGGCTGGTCGCCGACATGCCCATCAACACGGGCCTCGTCGTGCACTCCGACCGCGGCTCCGCGCTCGCTCGTGTCTCCGAGCGCGGCCAGATGCGGCTCGTGCGCGGCGACCGCGACATCTTCGGCCTGCACGGGCATTCGGCCGAGCAGCGCCTCGCCATCGACATGCTGCTCGACCCGGAGATGGGCATCATCTCGCTCGGCGGCCGCGCGGGCACCGGCAAGTCGGCGCTCGCGCTCTGTGCGGGCCTCGAGGCGGTGCTCGAGCGCCAGCAGCACCGCAAGATCATGGTCTTCCGCCCGCTGTATGCGGTGGGCGGCCAGGATCTCGGCTTCCTGCCCGGCGATTCCGGCGAGAAGATGAACCCGTGGGCGCAAGCCGTGTTCGACACCCTGGGTTCGGTCGTGTCGCAGAATGTGCTCGATGAGGTGCTCGAGCGCGGCCTGCTGGAGGTTCTGCCGCTCACGCACATCCGGGGTCGTTCGCTGCATGATGCCTTCGTGATCGTCGACGAGGCACAGTCGCTCGAACGCAATGTGCTGCTGACGGTGCTGAGCCGCATCGGGCAGAACTCGCGGGTCGTACTCACGCATGACGTCGCCCAGCGCGACAACCTGAGGGTGGGGCGCCACGACGGCGTAGCATCCGTCATCGAGGCGTTGAAGGGGCAGTCGCTCTTCGGGCACATCACGCTCACCAAGTCGGAGCGCAGCGCGATCGCCGCACTTGTCACCGAGATGCTGGAGTCAAACGAGCTGG
Coding sequences within it:
- a CDS encoding aminotransferase class V-fold PLP-dependent enzyme, producing MSEARAGTVEEFAAQFDEEPGYLDFARLGPLGLAVVEEERMHAEFLRRARFGSLDQLLGQDVRVREAASVLTGFAPEQIVFQPDTSTGLMHAMFGLTGQVALSPAEFPSLRYAVVRAQQALGLLSPVWLEAEHNRVTPGTLREQLTPEVTAVAVSLVDYRTGYLADLDGIRQVIGDRLLIVDAVQGFGVVDAPWELADVVASGGQKWVRAGMGTGILALSDRAAERLVPMLSGWMAGPDVQEGEDVADAVAGAGAFRITHPNPIAQARMGAAMEAISLAGIDRVQAAISANVDRVLALVDEFGIPVTSPRSEAERAGIIVLTPAPDQFTVLSAALYNHGITVSQRDGSIRISVHVSTSEETFELLRSALLGFASATRA
- a CDS encoding PhoH family protein gives rise to the protein MAQQPTEKRSTPRQAPTAAVAGAQRQAERTYVLDTSVLLSDPRAIFRFAEHSVVLPVVVIAELEAKRHDPEIGYFARQALRNLDELRVKHERLDFPIEVGDGGSLRVELNHSSMDALPSGLKLGDNDSRILAVAMNLAAEGLNVTVVSKDLPLRVKAASVGLAADEYRAEMAVDSGWSGMAEIDLGSEQMAKLYEDESLSSRLVADMPINTGLVVHSDRGSALARVSERGQMRLVRGDRDIFGLHGHSAEQRLAIDMLLDPEMGIISLGGRAGTGKSALALCAGLEAVLERQQHRKIMVFRPLYAVGGQDLGFLPGDSGEKMNPWAQAVFDTLGSVVSQNVLDEVLERGLLEVLPLTHIRGRSLHDAFVIVDEAQSLERNVLLTVLSRIGQNSRVVLTHDVAQRDNLRVGRHDGVASVIEALKGQSLFGHITLTKSERSAIAALVTEMLESNELA
- a CDS encoding isoprenyl transferase yields the protein MQKRDVPIGRGILYGLYQNRIRRWLSTQELPKHVAMILDGNRRWARQRSLGAAAYGHRAGAAKFREFLVWCDDLDIQVATLYLLSTDNLSGRASEELDGLFEIIADLAEDLSHYRDWRVQHVGSADGLPEPLVHALHAAETRTEGNKGLHINLAVGYGGRREIADAMRSVVRDHIASGGTIDTLAEILTPELIGNHLYTGGQPDPDLVIRTSGEQRLSDFMLWQSAHSEFYFVEALGPDLREVDFLRALRDYATRNRRFGS